A section of the Clostridium felsineum DSM 794 genome encodes:
- a CDS encoding polysaccharide deacetylase family protein: MRLKKYFVFILIIVISLLPFNARGEDLSIFGKKQEKVAFLTFDDGPTPNNTVKIIDELNKNKIKATFFIVGQKGEEYPKALDALVKNKMCIMPHSYTHKANIYKSVENYNKDLKECIDFINNIQGNKKKNKIKFIRMPGGSYSTRNKYVVSNIRKSILDQGLNYVDWNVCSGDAEAHFVPRQKIINKVKKQCKDQKFLVILMHDSYYKKATVESISEVVKYIKEKGYKFKTFDDISEQEKNELIKMGVINKKQKIDK, from the coding sequence ATGAGATTAAAAAAATATTTTGTTTTTATTTTAATTATTGTAATTTCATTGCTGCCTTTTAATGCTAGGGGAGAGGATTTGAGCATTTTTGGGAAGAAACAAGAAAAAGTGGCATTCTTAACTTTTGATGATGGACCAACACCTAATAACACAGTAAAAATAATTGATGAATTAAATAAAAATAAAATCAAGGCAACATTTTTTATAGTTGGGCAAAAAGGAGAAGAATATCCCAAGGCTTTAGACGCTCTTGTGAAAAATAAAATGTGTATAATGCCTCATAGCTATACACATAAAGCTAATATATATAAGAGTGTAGAGAACTATAATAAAGATTTAAAAGAATGCATTGATTTTATAAATAATATTCAAGGTAATAAAAAGAAAAACAAGATTAAGTTTATAAGAATGCCAGGAGGCTCATATAGTACAAGAAATAAATATGTAGTAAGTAATATAAGAAAAAGTATATTGGATCAGGGGCTCAATTATGTAGACTGGAATGTATGCTCTGGGGATGCAGAAGCTCATTTTGTTCCTAGGCAAAAAATAATTAACAAGGTTAAGAAGCAATGCAAGGATCAGAAGTTTTTGGTGATATTGATGCATGATTCTTATTATAAAAAAGCAACAGTGGAATCAATTAGTGAAGTTGTAAAATATATAAAAGAAAAGGGATATAAATTTAAAACTTTTGATGATATAAGTGAACAAGAAAAAAATGAATTAATAAAAATGGGAGTAATTAATAAGAAGCAAAAAATAGATAAATAA
- a CDS encoding type 1 glutamine amidotransferase, with protein MELNICHLYPDLLNVYGDIGNIRILKYRAEKRGIKVNISNVSLKDKFDNENFDIAFFGGGQDYEQSIVSEDLTSTKKESIKNYIENSKVFIAICGGYQLLGKYYTTPEGEKLPGLDILNIYTEPGDKRFIGNTVIKNDLFNETYVGFENHSGRTYINDLKPFGKTLVGYGNNGSDGYEGCIYKNTYCTYFHGSLLSKNPELADRFIKTALELKYKKEITLEPIDDSFEIKAKEFIIKRETSNK; from the coding sequence TTGGAATTAAATATATGTCATTTATATCCTGACTTATTAAATGTATATGGAGATATCGGTAATATAAGAATATTAAAATATAGAGCCGAGAAAAGAGGTATAAAAGTCAATATCTCAAATGTATCTCTAAAAGATAAATTCGATAACGAAAATTTTGATATTGCTTTCTTTGGGGGCGGACAGGATTATGAACAATCTATAGTATCCGAAGATTTAACAAGCACAAAAAAAGAATCAATAAAAAATTATATAGAAAATAGTAAAGTGTTTATTGCAATATGCGGCGGTTATCAACTTTTAGGAAAGTATTATACTACACCTGAAGGCGAAAAACTTCCAGGATTAGATATACTAAACATATATACAGAACCTGGGGATAAAAGGTTTATTGGTAATACTGTTATTAAAAATGACCTTTTTAATGAAACTTATGTTGGCTTTGAAAATCATTCTGGAAGAACATACATAAACGATTTAAAACCTTTTGGTAAAACTCTTGTAGGTTATGGAAACAATGGATCTGATGGTTATGAAGGCTGTATTTATAAAAATACTTATTGTACATATTTTCATGGATCTTTACTTTCAAAAAATCCAGAACTAGCCGATAGATTTATAAAGACAGCTCTTGAATTAAAATACAAAAAAGAAATAACTTTAGAACCTATTGACGATTCTTTCGAAATCAAAGCAAAAGAATTTATAATAAAAAGGGAAACCTCTAATAAATAA
- a CDS encoding Mur ligase family protein encodes MFKINIRSFFSIIISKTIIGISSRLFKGGTNFPGRVALKIDKNILSTVTKNYSIVFVTGTNGKTTTTNLIYNILKSSGKEVITNNTGANLKPGITSCFIKNFKFNNQKEKYAIIEIDEANLKFLTEYTKPKAIIITNLFRDQLDRYGEVYTTLLKIMEGVKKVPETTLILNGDESLLGNLDVPNKTVYYGFDCPINENNKISINADAKFCNKCKHPYEYEFITYNHLGKFFCNNCGYKRPDLNYYIDKVKSLDPSGSSISINGTDFYLNQPGVYNIYNALCAYSVAKFLNVDDTTIFDSLKNSKSSFGRQEAIDINGKNVKIILVKNPAGYDEAIKTISLDTRKLNLAVLLNDNYADGRDVSWIWDVDFENLNQLNINKVMVSGIRLYDMAVRLKIAGLNNDNFEMENNFEELLSSMENCTGEIIYVLATYTAMIDFRKFLYSKGFIKKLW; translated from the coding sequence GTGTTTAAAATTAATATACGCAGTTTTTTCAGCATAATTATTTCTAAAACCATAATAGGAATATCCAGTAGGCTCTTCAAAGGAGGAACAAATTTTCCCGGTAGAGTAGCCTTAAAGATAGATAAAAATATCCTTTCAACAGTAACTAAAAATTATAGCATTGTATTTGTAACTGGAACTAATGGTAAAACTACTACTACTAATTTAATTTATAACATTCTTAAATCAAGTGGCAAGGAAGTAATAACAAATAATACTGGCGCAAACTTAAAACCAGGAATAACATCATGTTTTATAAAAAATTTTAAATTTAATAACCAAAAAGAGAAATATGCAATAATCGAAATTGATGAAGCTAACTTAAAATTTTTAACTGAATATACTAAACCGAAAGCGATAATTATAACCAATCTTTTTAGAGATCAACTTGATCGATATGGTGAGGTTTATACCACTCTACTAAAGATAATGGAAGGTGTAAAAAAAGTTCCTGAAACAACATTAATACTTAACGGTGACGAATCACTTCTAGGTAATTTAGATGTTCCTAACAAAACAGTTTACTATGGATTTGATTGTCCTATTAATGAGAATAATAAAATAAGTATAAATGCAGATGCTAAGTTTTGCAATAAGTGTAAACACCCTTATGAATATGAATTTATAACTTATAATCATTTAGGAAAATTCTTCTGTAATAACTGCGGCTATAAAAGGCCTGATTTAAATTATTATATTGATAAAGTAAAATCTTTAGATCCTTCTGGTTCTTCAATATCAATAAACGGTACTGACTTTTATTTAAATCAGCCAGGAGTTTATAATATATATAACGCATTATGTGCATATTCTGTAGCAAAATTCTTAAATGTTGATGATACTACTATTTTTGATTCCTTAAAAAATTCTAAAAGTAGTTTCGGAAGACAAGAAGCTATAGACATAAATGGTAAAAACGTAAAAATAATATTAGTTAAAAATCCTGCTGGCTATGATGAAGCCATAAAAACAATATCATTAGATACAAGAAAGCTTAACTTAGCTGTTTTATTAAATGATAACTACGCAGATGGTAGAGATGTATCCTGGATATGGGATGTGGATTTTGAAAATTTAAATCAACTTAATATAAATAAAGTAATGGTTTCTGGAATAAGATTGTATGATATGGCTGTGCGTCTAAAAATTGCTGGTCTCAATAATGATAATTTTGAAATGGAAAACAATTTTGAAGAGTTGCTTAGCAGCATGGAAAATTGTACTGGAGAAATAATTTATGTACTTGCTACATATACTGCAATGATAGATTTTAGAAAATTTCTTTATTCTAAGGGCTTCATAAAAAAACTTTGGTAA
- a CDS encoding undecaprenyl-diphosphate phosphatase has protein sequence MYTNIIFIFKIILEGIIEGVTEFLPVSSTGHMIILGSIIGFKEGAKPASLYGAEYIHMFEIIIQLGAILAIVVLYWDKIFSALKPSNLFPSMKEHEKTGIAVVGEFFTKGYRTMPGFKFWTNIVVACIPAIVIGLPFQKKIDKLLFFPTPVAAALILGAIWIIFAENKYRKKAKIKSVDDITIKQAIIIGCFQCLALWPGMSRSASTIIGAWIIGVSTVAGAEFSFFLAIPMMLGASLLFLIKNSVMLSNIQILGLGVGFIVAFIVALIVVDKFISFLKKKPMRIFAVYRLIIGVIVLVLGIAKVIS, from the coding sequence ATGTATACAAATATAATATTTATATTCAAAATAATTTTAGAAGGTATTATTGAAGGTGTGACTGAATTCTTACCAGTATCTTCAACAGGACATATGATAATTTTGGGAAGTATAATAGGGTTTAAAGAAGGAGCAAAGCCAGCGTCTTTATATGGGGCAGAATATATACATATGTTTGAAATAATAATACAATTGGGAGCTATACTTGCAATTGTGGTTTTGTATTGGGATAAAATATTTTCTGCACTTAAGCCATCAAATTTATTCCCTTCTATGAAAGAGCACGAAAAAACTGGTATTGCTGTAGTAGGCGAATTTTTCACAAAAGGTTACAGAACAATGCCTGGTTTTAAATTTTGGACTAATATAGTGGTAGCTTGCATACCAGCTATAGTAATAGGTTTACCTTTTCAAAAGAAAATAGATAAATTATTGTTTTTTCCTACACCAGTTGCAGCAGCTCTTATTTTAGGAGCAATATGGATAATTTTTGCTGAAAACAAGTATAGAAAAAAAGCTAAAATTAAAAGTGTTGATGACATAACTATAAAACAAGCAATTATAATAGGATGTTTCCAATGTCTTGCATTATGGCCGGGAATGTCAAGATCAGCATCAACCATAATAGGAGCATGGATAATTGGAGTATCTACAGTTGCGGGAGCAGAATTTTCATTTTTTCTTGCAATTCCAATGATGCTAGGTGCGTCTTTATTATTTTTAATAAAAAATAGTGTAATGCTTTCAAATATTCAGATATTGGGGCTTGGAGTAGGTTTTATAGTAGCATTTATAGTAGCATTAATAGTTGTAGATAAATTTATAAGTTTCTTGAAAAAGAAGCCAATGAGAATATTTGCAGTATACAGATTAATAATCGGAGTGATTGTTTTAGTTTTGGGTATCGCTAAAGTAATAAGCTAA
- a CDS encoding lysophospholipid acyltransferase family protein, whose product MRWIFLYIYFVFYMIRTMFFKIKLNKIKKTRTNEEYEAAVHNVIFNWAKTILKVIGIKVNVKGIENIPKDTCVFISNHQSNVDFLAIMGTIDKQIGFIAKKEILKIKVVSGWMRMMHCVFIDRNDIRKSLMAINEGVDNLKKGYSMAIFPEGTRSKSSNMSEFKKGSLKLATKANAIVVPIAIDGGYKLFEEVNGKLRSGVVNMSILEPINIAELDKEQKANISEILHNRINSELNNIKMK is encoded by the coding sequence ATGCGATGGATTTTTTTGTATATATATTTTGTTTTTTACATGATTAGAACTATGTTTTTTAAGATAAAACTTAATAAAATAAAAAAGACTAGGACTAATGAAGAATATGAAGCAGCTGTTCATAACGTAATTTTTAATTGGGCAAAAACAATACTCAAAGTTATTGGAATCAAAGTAAATGTAAAGGGAATTGAAAATATACCTAAAGATACATGTGTTTTTATTTCTAATCATCAGAGTAATGTTGATTTTTTAGCTATAATGGGAACTATTGATAAGCAAATAGGATTTATAGCGAAGAAGGAAATTTTGAAGATAAAAGTTGTAAGTGGTTGGATGAGAATGATGCATTGTGTATTTATTGATAGAAATGATATACGTAAATCTCTTATGGCTATAAATGAAGGCGTGGATAACTTGAAAAAAGGATATTCTATGGCTATATTTCCAGAAGGAACTAGAAGTAAAAGCAGTAATATGAGTGAGTTTAAAAAAGGTAGTTTAAAACTTGCTACAAAAGCTAATGCAATTGTTGTACCTATAGCTATTGATGGAGGGTACAAGCTTTTTGAAGAAGTCAATGGCAAATTAAGATCAGGTGTTGTGAATATGTCAATATTAGAACCTATAAATATTGCAGAATTAGATAAAGAGCAAAAAGCAAACATATCAGAAATTCTTCATAATAGGATTAATAGTGAATTGAATAATATAAAGATGAAGTAA
- a CDS encoding 2-isopropylmalate synthase, giving the protein MKKIKLKNVENANLYREIFPYSDVPKINFNMNEIKVDIPDKIWITDTTFRDGQQSMTPFTVEQIVKLFDYLNKLDNNTGVIRQTEFFLYTNRDKEALIECMQKGYKFPEITTWIRANKNDFSLVKDIGIKETGILMSCSDYHIFKKLNMNREQTYNKYIEIVEEALSNGIVPRCHLEDITRADFFGFVVPLVNKLMELSDKYGIQVKIRACDTLGLGVSFPGVELPRSVPAIISGLRKYCNVPASALEWHGHNDFYCVVPNATAAWMYGCSSVNTTLLGIGERTGNCPLEAMVFQYCQLKGNPGMNIHAITEIAKYFENEMKYEIPPRTPFVGTDFNVTRAGIHADGILKDQEIYNIFDTEKILDRPVLVAINEYSGSAGIAAWINIYFKLNKENEVHKKDDRVAEIKKWVDNQYEGGRTTSITNKELEIEVKRYFKELIDVENTRAS; this is encoded by the coding sequence ATGAAAAAGATAAAGTTAAAGAATGTTGAAAATGCGAATCTATATAGAGAAATTTTCCCATATAGTGATGTTCCCAAAATTAATTTTAATATGAACGAAATAAAAGTAGACATTCCAGATAAAATATGGATAACTGATACAACTTTTAGAGATGGACAACAATCAATGACACCATTTACAGTTGAACAAATAGTTAAGCTTTTCGATTATTTGAATAAATTAGATAATAATACTGGTGTTATAAGACAAACTGAGTTTTTCTTATATACAAACAGAGATAAAGAAGCTTTAATTGAATGTATGCAGAAGGGATATAAATTTCCAGAGATAACTACATGGATTAGAGCAAACAAAAATGATTTTAGCTTGGTAAAGGATATAGGGATTAAAGAAACAGGAATTTTAATGTCTTGTTCTGATTATCATATTTTTAAAAAGTTAAATATGAATAGAGAACAAACTTATAACAAATACATTGAAATAGTTGAGGAAGCTCTCTCAAATGGCATAGTACCTAGATGTCATCTTGAAGATATAACTAGAGCTGATTTCTTTGGGTTTGTAGTTCCGCTTGTAAATAAGCTGATGGAGCTTTCAGATAAATATGGCATTCAAGTAAAGATAAGAGCTTGTGATACTTTGGGGTTAGGAGTTTCGTTTCCAGGTGTGGAGCTTCCAAGAAGTGTACCTGCAATAATTAGTGGACTTAGAAAGTATTGTAATGTTCCAGCTTCAGCACTTGAGTGGCATGGTCATAATGACTTTTATTGTGTTGTGCCTAATGCTACAGCAGCATGGATGTATGGGTGTTCTTCTGTAAATACAACATTACTTGGAATTGGAGAACGAACTGGAAATTGTCCTTTGGAGGCTATGGTGTTTCAGTATTGTCAACTAAAGGGTAATCCTGGTATGAATATTCATGCTATAACAGAAATAGCAAAGTATTTTGAAAATGAAATGAAATATGAAATACCACCTAGAACACCTTTTGTTGGTACTGATTTTAATGTTACAAGGGCTGGTATTCATGCAGATGGAATTTTAAAGGACCAGGAAATATACAATATATTCGATACAGAAAAAATTCTTGATAGGCCAGTGCTTGTAGCTATAAATGAATATTCAGGATCAGCAGGGATAGCGGCTTGGATTAATATCTATTTTAAATTGAACAAGGAAAATGAGGTCCATAAAAAGGATGATCGAGTTGCAGAAATAAAAAAATGGGTAGATAATCAATATGAAGGTGGAAGAACAACTTCTATAACAAATAAAGAACTTGAAATAGAAGTAAAAAGATATTTTAAAGAATTAATAGATGTAGAAAATACTAGAGCTAGCTAG
- a CDS encoding aconitate hydratase: MGLTLTEKIIKSHLVKGDMTKGSEIGIRIDNTLTQDSTGTMAYLQFEALSIDQVKTKRSVAYIDHNILQTGPENADDHLYIQTVAKKHGIYFSKPGNGICHQVNLERFDVPGETLIGSDSHTPTAGGMGMLAIGAGGLDVAVAMGGGEYYIINPKVVKVNLKGKLNTMVSAKDIILEVLRQVTVKGGVGKVFEYIGEGVKYLSIPERATICNMGAELGATTSIFPSDEKTKEFLEAQGRVEDFKELSADKDAVYDEEVVINLDELQPLVACPHSPDKVEKVSGIKNLKVNQIAIGSCTNSSFVDLMKVSEILKGKTIAENVSLVIAPGSKQVLTMLSKNGALANLVSAGARILECACGPCIGMGQSPSTDAVSLRTFNRNFEGRSGTVSAKVYLVSPETAAVSALTGVLTDPREFKETVEKIEIPEKFLINDNLIVSPSKTPEDIEIVRGPNIKPFPKAKPLSDDITGKALIKVEDNITTDHIMPSNAKLLPFRSNIPHLADFCLTPCDKDFPKNAKENNGGFIVAGSNYGQGSSREHAALAPLYLGIKAVFAKSFARIHKANLINNGIIPLVFESENDYDKISKGDELQINDTINQVQTGTLYVENISKGEKYKMILDIPERQKDMLICGGKLNQIKKSEK; the protein is encoded by the coding sequence ATGGGATTAACATTAACAGAAAAAATAATTAAAAGTCATCTTGTAAAGGGTGATATGACAAAAGGCAGTGAAATAGGTATAAGAATTGATAATACACTTACTCAAGATTCAACTGGTACAATGGCATATTTACAATTTGAAGCACTTTCAATAGATCAAGTAAAAACAAAGAGATCAGTTGCGTATATAGATCATAATATACTTCAAACTGGTCCCGAAAATGCAGATGATCATTTGTATATACAGACAGTAGCTAAGAAGCATGGTATATATTTTTCAAAGCCTGGGAATGGTATATGTCATCAGGTCAATTTAGAGAGATTTGATGTACCTGGAGAAACTTTAATAGGATCAGATAGTCATACTCCTACAGCAGGAGGAATGGGAATGCTTGCAATAGGTGCAGGTGGATTAGATGTAGCAGTTGCTATGGGTGGAGGAGAATATTATATAATAAACCCAAAGGTAGTTAAGGTAAATCTAAAGGGAAAACTTAATACAATGGTTTCTGCAAAGGATATAATATTAGAGGTTTTAAGACAAGTTACCGTAAAAGGTGGAGTAGGAAAGGTATTTGAATATATAGGAGAGGGAGTTAAATATCTTTCTATACCAGAGAGAGCTACTATTTGTAATATGGGAGCTGAGCTTGGAGCAACTACTTCAATATTCCCAAGTGATGAGAAAACAAAAGAGTTTTTAGAGGCTCAAGGTAGAGTAGAAGATTTTAAAGAACTTTCTGCGGATAAAGATGCAGTATATGATGAAGAAGTAGTTATTAATTTAGATGAACTTCAGCCGTTAGTAGCATGTCCGCATAGTCCTGATAAAGTTGAAAAAGTTTCTGGAATAAAAAATCTTAAAGTTAATCAAATAGCTATAGGAAGTTGTACAAATTCATCATTTGTTGATTTGATGAAGGTTTCTGAAATATTAAAGGGAAAAACTATTGCAGAAAATGTATCCTTGGTTATAGCTCCAGGATCAAAGCAAGTTTTAACTATGCTTTCAAAAAATGGAGCGCTTGCAAATCTTGTTTCAGCAGGCGCGAGAATACTTGAATGTGCATGTGGACCTTGTATAGGTATGGGACAATCACCATCAACAGATGCAGTTTCATTAAGAACCTTTAATAGAAATTTTGAAGGAAGATCAGGAACGGTTTCAGCTAAGGTTTATCTTGTGAGCCCTGAAACTGCTGCTGTTTCAGCATTAACAGGAGTATTAACAGATCCAAGAGAGTTTAAAGAAACAGTAGAGAAGATAGAAATACCAGAAAAATTCTTAATCAATGATAATTTGATAGTAAGTCCTTCTAAAACACCAGAAGATATTGAAATAGTAAGAGGACCTAATATAAAACCTTTCCCTAAGGCAAAACCTCTTTCAGATGATATCACTGGAAAAGCACTTATTAAAGTTGAAGATAACATAACAACAGATCATATTATGCCATCAAATGCGAAATTGTTGCCATTTAGATCTAATATTCCACATTTAGCTGACTTTTGTTTAACACCTTGCGATAAAGATTTTCCTAAGAATGCAAAAGAAAATAATGGAGGATTTATAGTAGCAGGATCAAATTACGGTCAAGGATCAAGTAGAGAGCATGCAGCTCTTGCACCATTATACTTAGGTATAAAAGCAGTTTTTGCCAAATCTTTTGCAAGAATACACAAAGCTAATTTAATAAACAATGGAATTATTCCTCTTGTTTTTGAAAGTGAAAATGATTATGATAAAATAAGTAAAGGTGATGAACTTCAAATAAATGATACTATAAATCAAGTTCAAACTGGAACTTTATATGTTGAAAATATATCTAAGGGTGAAAAATATAAGATGATTTTAGATATACCAGAAAGACAAAAGGATATGCTTATATGTGGTGGAAAGCTAAATCAGATAAAAAAGAGCGAAAAATAA
- a CDS encoding isocitrate/isopropylmalate dehydrogenase family protein, whose amino-acid sequence MKKKHTITLIPGDGIGPEVTDAAKKVIEAAGVDITWDIVEAGAKVMEEFSTPLPEYVLDSIKKNKIALKGPITTPVGSGFRSVNVALRQAFNLYANVRPIKTYEGIPTRYKDIDLIIVRENTEDLYAGIEHKIGDYAAESIKIITREASERIVDFAFQMAVKQSRKKVTAVHKANIMKYSDGLFLSCARKVAENYKDKEFEDMIVDAMSMKLVQTPEKYDVLVMPNLYGDILSDMAAGLVGGLGVAPGANIGKEISIFESIHGSAPDIAGKNIANPTAAILSGVMMLRYIGEFEAADRIDNAIRVVLKEGNKVTSDLGGSTGTKEFAEEVIKNL is encoded by the coding sequence ATGAAAAAGAAACATACAATAACACTTATTCCTGGAGATGGAATAGGTCCAGAGGTAACAGATGCAGCTAAAAAAGTAATAGAAGCAGCAGGTGTTGATATTACTTGGGATATAGTTGAAGCAGGAGCAAAGGTTATGGAGGAGTTTAGCACACCTCTTCCTGAATATGTACTAGATAGCATAAAGAAAAATAAGATAGCACTTAAGGGACCGATAACAACTCCTGTTGGAAGTGGCTTTAGAAGTGTAAATGTTGCTTTAAGGCAAGCTTTTAATCTATATGCTAACGTTAGACCTATAAAGACATATGAAGGAATACCTACAAGATATAAAGATATAGATTTAATTATAGTTCGCGAAAATACGGAGGACTTATATGCAGGAATTGAGCATAAAATTGGAGATTATGCAGCTGAAAGTATTAAAATAATAACTAGAGAAGCAAGTGAAAGAATCGTTGATTTTGCATTCCAAATGGCAGTTAAACAAAGTAGAAAAAAAGTTACAGCTGTACATAAAGCTAACATAATGAAATATTCTGATGGGTTATTTTTAAGCTGTGCGAGAAAGGTAGCTGAAAACTATAAGGATAAAGAATTTGAAGATATGATAGTTGATGCTATGAGTATGAAGCTAGTTCAAACTCCAGAAAAGTATGATGTGCTTGTAATGCCTAATCTTTATGGAGACATATTATCCGATATGGCAGCAGGACTTGTTGGTGGGCTTGGAGTAGCACCAGGAGCAAATATAGGAAAGGAAATTTCAATATTTGAATCAATTCATGGTTCAGCTCCAGATATAGCAGGAAAAAATATTGCAAATCCAACAGCAGCCATACTTTCTGGTGTAATGATGCTTAGATATATAGGTGAATTTGAAGCGGCAGATAGAATAGATAATGCAATAAGGGTAGTATTAAAGGAAGGAAATAAAGTAACTTCTGATTTGGGTGGAAGCACTGGTACAAAGGAGTTTGCTGAAGAAGTTATAAAAAATCTATAA
- a CDS encoding argininosuccinate synthase, whose translation MKEKVVLAYSGGLDTSVTIPWLKDNYDVEVIAVCVNVGQEDDMDKVKEKAIKSGAAKIYVEDVKNEFVTDYLYNAIKWNATYEGKYLLGTSFARPLIAKKLVEVAHKEGAKYICHGCTGKGNDQVRFETAIAAMDPYIKIIAPWRLWNIDSREAEIDYALSKGVEVPVTKEKIYSEDWNLWHISHEGGDLEDPKNEHKTDMYKCVIPPEKAKDEDTYISIYFEEGIPYKINGEELEPVKLIEKVNKIAGENGIGVVDLVENRLVGMKSRGVYETPGGTLLYEAHDQLERLTVDKDAYHYKQMLALKYSELVYDGLWFTTTREALDAFVDTVEKNVTGTVKLKLYKGNMKVSSVESENALYDESISSFGASDLYDHKDAQGFINLFSLPSKIKAMKKMEKK comes from the coding sequence ATGAAGGAAAAAGTAGTTTTAGCGTATTCAGGTGGACTTGATACATCAGTAACAATTCCATGGCTTAAAGATAATTATGATGTTGAAGTAATAGCTGTCTGTGTTAATGTAGGACAGGAAGATGATATGGATAAGGTTAAAGAAAAAGCTATAAAAAGTGGTGCAGCTAAAATATATGTTGAAGATGTTAAAAACGAATTTGTAACTGATTATTTATACAATGCTATAAAATGGAATGCAACTTATGAAGGAAAATATCTTTTAGGAACATCATTTGCAAGGCCATTAATTGCAAAAAAATTAGTTGAGGTTGCACATAAAGAAGGTGCTAAATATATATGTCATGGATGTACTGGAAAGGGAAATGATCAGGTTCGTTTTGAGACGGCTATTGCGGCCATGGACCCTTATATTAAAATCATTGCTCCATGGAGACTTTGGAATATAGATTCAAGAGAAGCAGAAATAGATTATGCGTTAAGTAAGGGAGTAGAGGTTCCAGTAACAAAGGAAAAGATATATTCAGAAGATTGGAATCTATGGCACATAAGTCATGAAGGTGGAGATTTAGAAGATCCTAAAAATGAGCATAAAACAGATATGTATAAATGTGTTATTCCACCAGAGAAAGCAAAGGATGAGGACACATATATAAGCATATATTTTGAAGAAGGTATACCATATAAGATTAATGGAGAAGAATTAGAACCTGTTAAGCTTATTGAAAAGGTAAATAAAATAGCAGGAGAAAATGGTATAGGGGTTGTAGACCTTGTTGAAAATAGACTTGTTGGAATGAAATCAAGAGGAGTGTATGAAACACCAGGTGGAACACTTCTTTATGAAGCACATGACCAGCTTGAAAGATTAACAGTTGATAAGGATGCATATCACTATAAGCAAATGCTCGCTTTAAAATATTCAGAGCTTGTATATGATGGATTATGGTTTACAACAACGAGAGAAGCGCTAGATGCTTTTGTAGACACAGTGGAGAAAAATGTTACAGGTACTGTAAAACTTAAATTGTACAAAGGAAATATGAAAGTTTCCAGTGTAGAATCTGAAAATGCATTATATGATGAGAGTATATCATCTTTTGGGGCAAGTGATTTATACGATCATAAGGATGCACAAGGATTTATAAATTTATTCAGCCTTCCAAGTAAAATAAAAGCTATGAAAAAAATGGAGAAAAAATAA